A region from the Carcharodon carcharias isolate sCarCar2 chromosome 29, sCarCar2.pri, whole genome shotgun sequence genome encodes:
- the LOC121271002 gene encoding transmembrane protease serine 9-like has protein sequence MMTITLCILLYSAAASANLKIINGQNCSPHSQPWQVLLTFNGYRWCGGSLINDQWIVSAAHCYHPSSILVAHLGEHNLSHSEGTEQRIQVVKAIVHPSYNYRNFNNDILLLKLDWPATFDQYVRPIPLPSQCATAGTQCSTSGWGRLMINGGKEGRVLQCLNQPILPDADCAKAYPLYFTDNMFCSGYWEGGQGTCQGDSGGPVVCNGELQGITSWGYHCAMKDHPGVFVKVCNYYNWIQTMHRRVQNPDSSSLVSELEILKLRTPTMHRRVQSPDSSSLVSELEFLELRTHTMMTITLCILLYSAAAPANLKIINGQNCSPHSQPWQVLLTFNGYRWCGGSLINDQWIVSAAHCYHPSSILVAHLGEHNLSHSEGTEQRIQVVKAIVHPNYNYRNFNNDILLLKLAWPATFDQYVGPIPLPSQCATAGTQCSTSGWGRLMINGGELPEVLQCLNQPILPDADCAKAYPLYFTDNMFCSGYWEGGQGTCQGDSGGPVVCNGELQGITSWGYHCAMKDHPGVFVKVCNYNNWIQAVMDEN, from the exons ATGATGACTATCACGCTCTGTATTCTTCTTTACTCAGCTGCTGCTTCTGCGAATCTGAAGATCATTAATGGCCAGAATTGTTCTCCTCACTCTCAGCCCTGGCAGGTTTTGCTGACCTTTAATGGGTATCGCTGGTGTGGGGGCTCCCTGATAAACGACCAGTGGATAGTGTCAGCTGCTCATTGTTACCACCC GTCCAGCATCCTCGTGGCTCATCTGGGTGagcacaacctctctcactctgagGGGACGGAGCAGCGAATCCAAGTGGTCAAGGCCATCGTGCACCCCAGTTACAACTACAGGAACTTCAACAACGACATCTTGCTGCTCAAACTGGACTGGCCGGCCACATTCGACCAGTACGTCAGGCccatccctctgcccagccagtgTGCCACAGCCGGGACTCAATGCAGCACCTCTGGCTGGGGAAGACTCATGATTAACGGAGGTAAGGAGGGCCGGG TCCTACAGTGCCTGAATCAGCCCATCCTGCCTGATGCTGATTGCGCCAAAGCTTATCCTCTCTACTTCACGGACAACATGTTCTGCTCAGGATACTGGGAGGGAGGTCAGGGCACATGCCAG GGAGACTCAGGGGGACCTGTGGTCTGTAATGGGGAGCTACAAGGCATTACTTCCTGGGGTTACCACTGTGCTATGAAGGATCATCCCGGCGTCTTTGTGAAAGTTTGTAATTACTACAATTGGATCCAAACG ATGCATCGCAGAGTCCAAAACCCGGACTCCAGCTCATTAGTCTCTGAGCTGGAGATCCTCAAGCTGCGGACACCCACG ATGCATCGCAGAGTCCAGAGCCCGGATTCCAGCTCATTAgtctctgagctggagttcctcgaGCTGCGGACACACACG ATGATGACTATCACTCTGTGTATTCTTCTTTACTCAGCTGCTGCTCCTGCGAATCTGAAGATCATTAATGGCCAGAATTGTTCTCCTCACTCTCAGCCCTGGCAGGTTTTGCTGACCTTTAATGGGTATCGCTGGTGTGGGGGCTCCCTGATAAACGACCAGTGGATAGTGTCAGCTGCTCATTGTTACCACCC GTCCAGCATCCTCGTGGCTCATCTGGGCGagcacaacctctctcactccgaGGGGACGGAGCAGCGAATCCAAGTGGTTAAGGCCATCGTGCACCCCAATTACAACTACAGGAACTTCAACAACGACATCTTGCTGCTCAAACTGGCGTGGCCGGCCACATTCGACCAGTACGTCGGCCccatccctctgcccagccagtgTGCCACAGCCGGGACTCAATGCAGCACCTCTGGCTGGGGGAGACTCATGATTAACGGAG GTGAATTACCCGAAGTCCTACAGTGCCTGAATCAGCCCATCCTGCCTGATGCTGATTGCGCCAAAGCTTATCCACTCTACTTCACGGACAACATGTTCTGCTCAGGATACTGGGAGGGAGGTCAGGGCACATGCCAG GGAGACTCAGGGGGACCTGTGGTCTGTAATGGGGAGCTACAAGGCATTACTTCCTGGGGTTACCACTGTGCTATGAAGGATCATCCCGGCGTCTTTGTGAAAGTTTGTAACTACAACAATTGGATCCAAGCGGTCATGGATGAAAACTGA
- the LOC121271051 gene encoding trypsin-like: MMTMTLCILLYSAAASANLKIINGQNCSPHSQPWQVLLTFNGYRWCGGSLINDQWIVSAAHCYHPSSILVAHLGEHNLSHSEGTEQRIQVVKAIVHPNYNYRNFNNDILLLKLAWPATFDQYVRPIPLPSQCATAGTQCSTSGWGRLMINGGELPEVLQCLNQPILPDADCAKAYPLYFTDNMFCSGYWEGGQGTCQGDSGGPVVCNGELQGITSWGYLCAMKDHPGVFVKVCNYNNWIQAVMDEN; this comes from the exons ATGATGACTATGACTCTCTGTATTCTTCTTTACTCAGCTGCTGCTTCTGCGAATCTGAAGATCATTAATGGCCAGAATTGTTCTCCTCACTCTCAGCCCTGGCAGGTTTTGCTGACATTTAATGGGTATCGCTGGTGTGGGGGCTCCCTGATAAACGACCAGTGGATAGTGTCAGCTGCTCATTGTTACCACCC GTCCAGCATCCTCGTGGCTCATCTGGGCGagcacaacctctctcactccgaGGGGACGGAGCAGCGAATCCAAGTGGTCAAGGCCATCGTGCACCCCAATTACAACTACAGGAACTTCAACAACGACATCTTGCTGCTCAAACTGGCGTGGCCGGCCACATTCGACCAGTACGTCAGGCccatccctctgcccagccagtgTGCCACAGCAGGGACTCAATGCAGCACCTCTGGCTGGGGAAGACTCATGATTAACGGAG GTGAATTACCCGAAGTCCTACAGTGCCTGAATCAGCCCATCCTGCCTGATGCTGATTGCGCCAAAGCTTATCCACTCTACTTCACGGACAACATGTTCTGCTCAGGATACTGGGAGGGAGGTCAGGGCACATGCCAG GGAGACTCAGGGGGACCTGTGGTCTGTAATGGGGAGCTACAAGGCATTACTTCCTGGGGTTACCTCTGTGCTATGAAGGATCATCCCGGTGTCTTTGTGAAAGTTTGTAACTACAACAATTGGATCCAAGCGGTCATGGATGAAAACTGA